The following proteins are co-located in the Silene latifolia isolate original U9 population chromosome 1, ASM4854445v1, whole genome shotgun sequence genome:
- the LOC141588050 gene encoding uncharacterized protein LOC141588050, with protein MEAALNNKGGVFFVYGYGGTGKTFLWRASCACFRSKGDIVVVVASSGIAATLIPGGVTAYSRFGISINVLRLTKNMRLQVGSSTDNVEELRKFSEWLLEIGDGIAGGENDGEVDLELPNLLIRDVTNPIKTLVDVTYPGSASTIVES; from the exons ATGGAAGCTGCTTTAAATAACAAAGGAGGGGTGTTCTTCGTTTATGGATATGGTGGAACTGGGAAAACTTTCCTTTGGAGAGCTTCGTGCGCCTGTTTTAGGAGTAAGGGCGATATTGTTGTGGTTGTTGCGTCAAGTGGAATTGCAGCAACATTGATACCAGGTGGTGTAACAGCTTATTCCAGGTTTGGAATTTCCATTAAT GTACTTAGATTGACCAAAAATATGCGATTGCAAGTTGGTAGTTCAACGGACAATGTTGAGGAGTTACGAAAATTCTCCGAATGGCtcttggagattggagatggtatAGCAGGCGGTGAAAATGATGGAGAAGTTGATCTAGAATTACCAAACTTACTAATTCGGGATGTGACGAATCCTATTAAGACATTAGTAGATGTCACTTATCCTGGATCTGCTAGCACAATTGTGGAATCCTAA